Proteins encoded within one genomic window of Ailuropoda melanoleuca isolate Jingjing chromosome 16, ASM200744v2, whole genome shotgun sequence:
- the LOC100474301 gene encoding olfactory receptor 9I1, giving the protein MAENGTVVTEFILLGFPLSAELQMGLFFVFLVLYFITMVGNLGMIVLIQRDPRLHTPMYFFLCHLSFLDVCYSSVIVPQWLETLGTDKMAITYELCATQFFFFTLCASTECFLLAVMAYDRYVAVCNPLLYATAMTPQTCLGLVVGAYAGAMVNAVIRTGCTFSISFCKSNHVDFFFCDLPPLLKLACSDTKSREQVIYLLAFLVITTSISVVLISYFFIIQAILKIRTAGGKAKTFSTCASHMTAVALFFGTLIFMYLKGHMGKSLAEDKIVSVFYTVVIPLLNPMIYSLRNKEVKEALKKALKGLKVSQVD; this is encoded by the coding sequence ATGGCGGAGAATGGCACCGTGGTGACAGAATTCATTCTGCTGGGGTTCCCCCTGTCAGCAGAGTTGCAGATGGGtctcttctttgtgtttctggtCCTTTATTTCATTACCATGGTGGGCAACCTGGGCATGATCGTGCTGATTCAGAGAGACCCTCgtctccacacccccatgtatttcttcctctgccaccttTCCTTCCTGGATGTTTGCTACTCCTCTGTCATTGTCCCTCAATGGCTTGAGACCTTGGGTACTGATAAGATGGCCATCACCTATGAGCTCTGTGCCactcagttctttttctttacccTCTGTGCTAGCACTGAATGTTTCCTGTTGGCTGTGATGGCCTATGATCGCTATGTAGCTGTGTGTAACCCCCTCCTCTATGCCACCGCCATGACACCGCAGACCTgcctggggctggtggtgggggcCTATGCTGGTGCCATGGTCAATGCTGTGATCCGCACTGGGTGTACCTTCTCGATCTCCTTCTGTAAATCCAACCATGTGGACTTCTTCTTCTGTGACCTCCCACCCCTGCTGAAGCTTGCCTGTAGTGATACCAAGTCACGGGAACAGGTCATCTACCTCCTAGCTTTCTTGGTCATTACAACCAGCATTTCAGTGGTTCTGATATCCTACTTTTTCATCATTCAGGCTATTCTGAAGATTCGTACAGCAGGTGGCAAAGCCAAGACTTTCTCCACCTGTGCTTCTCACATGACCGCAGTGGCTCTTTTCTTTGGGACACTCATATTCATGTACCTGAAAGGTCACATGGGCAAATCCCTTGCGGAGGATAAGATTGTGTCCGTATTTTACACTGTGGTCATCCCTCTGCTGAACCCAATGATCTACAGCTTGAGAAACAAGGAAGTGAAGGAGGCTCTGAAGAAAGCTCTCAAAGGGCTGAAGGTTTCCCAAGTAGACTAA